Below is a window of Ischnura elegans chromosome 1, ioIscEleg1.1, whole genome shotgun sequence DNA.
CTGAAAACATAATTTAGCCATTTAGTCTATTATATTTAAAACTGCCttaaatattagcaatatttCCTAACATTTTAATCCTAACCATTAACTCAATTCATATCCAGAAGTGTTACTTATTCCATGACGCAAAACCAGTTGAACACTCGAGTTCGAACTGGATTAAGAGACGTCCAGAAGAGACACGAGGCTTGGTAAAAAACGATACCTTCCTCTTAGATGAGTTTAGGCACAAAAAACTACCCAAAACACGgtattaaatagtaaataatgtcaaatctttaaaaaaataatctttggaGCCGAGATGCTTACACTATCTGCTGCATTCCACAATGCGTTCCAATCCAGTTTCGGTATGATTCTAGAGACAAACTCCGGGTTAAAATCTACTTCCGACACTTTCACGTCTTTGGCCTGAAAAGTAAAATAAGTACCATTATTTAGCCAGCAGAATGGCGAAGTTAAACCTGCGTAATTGAATAGGCATCAATGAAAACATGGACCGGTGGAAATTACTCACCAAAATTCCAAGAGGGTATCCCACACTCACACCTTTGAGGCATTTTGAAGTAAGCATATTATGAGTCAACAGTTTCATTTTCGGCTTAATCGAGATGGATATCCCGCAGAATATTACAATTCGACAGTTCCCAAATACCGCACGTGAATTCGAGTAATTTTTGTGCCGAATATCGGTCCTCATTTGTTACTTTGGTTTTCTGTCTGCTGCTGTTTTTGTCCGCTTGTTTTGGTATGTGGTGTATATTTTGATCCATGCTCTCGTCCTGTATTAGTTGTACTGGTTTGATGCTCAGTTTGTCATTAAATCGTGTTCAATCCTCAATGAATTTTCTTCTATGGCAACTCAGGGAAGATTTAACCTGTGAAGTGGTCCATTGTATCTTCATACAGACATCTGAATATTGTTGCTTCTAACAACTGCTTTACCGTGGTTCCTCTCATTGGTCTCTGCACCACAATGAACTCCAAAGAATTCAGTGAGTGCAATCGACATCGTTATCCATTATCACACGACTAGTTTCTTTGCACCCTGAAAATTAGCATAGGTTCCTTATTGAGATCATGGAAATTTGATCTCTAGGTGTAAATTTTCTATGATAAGCATTCAGATGAATCCAGAGACACCTAAATCTGAGAAGGTAATAGCGCATAAACCAATGAATAGTGGTGGAGCAATTACCACTACTACCGCTAACTCTACTGCAGTAGTGTCCTTGAGCCTGTCTTCATCATCGTCGTCTAGCACGAGCTCTACGTTTTACAGAGGTGTGAATGGTAGTCAGCAGGCCATATTTAACCCAATATTACCCTCACAAAATCAAAACTATTATAATGGAGTTTATTGCTCTCAACAAGGATTTTCTGGTTCCTCATCAGTGTCCTCGCCCAATTTCAGTGGATATGGCTATGACTCTTCCTGGACACACGAAGGTCACTTTTCTGTGCACACTAGCCCCATATCATCGGAAAACGTTAGGAATTTGGCCGCTCCCCTTTCGGAGAAAAGTGTTTTGAGCTTCTCTAATTCCTCGCATAGTTGTTGTATTAACAAATTAGGACCAAATGATGGAGTTGTTTTAAGCTCTTCTCTGAGTTCCAGTGTATATAAATCATCGGTGAAGGAGGTTGAGCATCATGCTAAAAGTGGTCTCAGTATGGAAACTCAAGCTTGTGGTATGAACCTGACCCAAAACCAAAATCCGCCAGCCCCCATGTATAAATGCTCTGAACAAATTCCCCCATCATCATATGCTCAGATGAACTTATATTCATTGGAGTCATGTGATTATAAATACTCCTCTGAGATACCCCTATTaggcaataatttaaatgacgatatctccAAGAACAATCGATCTCAATTAAATACAGGAAAACAGGCAAGCAAGATCAGCCATGTGCCAAAGTCATCAAATCCAGACAATCAGGCTTGCGACTTGATGCCGCAGCAGGATAATAAGCAGCAGGAGCAATGTGCATATGGAAATCAAGGAACATCATACAGCTCCGAACATATAGAAACTTATTATCTGCAAGCGCCTTTCACCTTCAATGTTGAAAATAGCCAGCCACATTATTCATCTCATAGACATACAGGCTCCCATgatgaaaacgtttttttaaataacaaagcaTTTCCTTCTCCATCATTAGAATCTCAAGTTGGAATCAGTTCAAGAGCAATTTGTCATTCTGATCGTCCTAGATCCATTTTAGATTCTAGCATCTCTTCTGACTTAATGAGATTAGATGGTTACTTGCACATTGATCCAAAACTCATGACTAGTTCTTACAACCAGGAAAACTACTATGGTGGGAAACAGACTCATCATTCATTCAGTGGCTGTGAACATGAACTTCAGCAACAGTATCCTATGAATACGAGCCATCACATGCTCACCTCTCCTTTTTCTCAGCAAGTCAATTGCATGCATAACTGCACCAGTGTCAAAACCAATGCTACTACCTCAAGTGAAGCTAGAGACGGATGTGAATTATTAGAATCTGTCAATGGAAAGGATATTGATGTACTGGAAAGTGAAGATGGTAGCAGTCAGGAATCGTTGAGTATTGCTGAGGATGATGATATTGTGGTGGaggaagaaattgaagaagaaaaagataaatattcaaatttagatGTCCTTAATGAAAAGGTAagattgcttttatttttattggttgtAATGTGGTTGAAAGGGTGTTATTGAGGGCCTTGAATGGTGTGTAttggcttaaccctttcgcttcTGTCAACGTACCTAGTACGTATTTGCACGGTAGGCTGCTGTGAATTTACCTTTACATCCTCACTGCCATGCGCTCAGTGCTTTCGCCGCACGTGACAGGTAGGTTTCCAGAGGGTGGGCCACTGCGAAAGGGATAAGATTATGTAGTTCTTTCTGtattaaatttttctgttgaaaattgtacctgctttggaaaatatatctaatttttatgacgaatttatttttacaatattctaaattaTCCATAGTTTCTAATGATGGTCTAAATTAATGGCTTTTCTAAACAATTTAGTCAGAGAAATACTCTTGAGAAAGAACTCGTCATGCCAATTGACAATTGCAGTTTCTTTAATTCCTTCCCTCTGATGATGTAGAGAACCTGAAAGATCAAACTGGGTATCAATAAATTATTGAAGCAGCAGTATCTAAAGATAATTTGCTATCATTAGCAATATCACATAAAATCAGTACTTACTTGCTAGTATCAATGAGCTCATTTCACGTTTTTGCTTATTGCTGATTGTAATAGTGTTTGAGTATTTAAGAGACCCATATTTTCTGTCTCTTGAtccatttccttttatcaatCTCAAATATCAATCATGAGCCGTAGCTGAGGGCCCCAAATCACCCCAgaccatgggtgtacccagcgaggggcagctccccccctagaagcaaaaatcgcagaagtctgttagcaaaatcagtactgaattgaaacgaaagtattcaacaaattttctttaaacccacgaaaaatgatatatattagtataagatatgtaactaaaataaaattactttttcgaggaaataatctcataagtcccatggcttgcccccccccgggccatggcttgccccccctagttatgatcctgggtacgcccttgcctcaGACCACTCCTGCTGTTGTTTCCTTCCTCAATGAAAAGTTCTCCCCGAACGAgttaatgaaatagaaatttattgacgtcactaactcatgagaAGTAGTCGCCAACTTTCATGTTTTTATTGTCGTAAATGTATGAGGGAATTGCctaatgaagaatttatttttttcattttaacttatcTTTTCTTTTGAACCACtggtatattttaataaatttctattttgggTCTGTGTGAATGACTCCATTGTCTCAATCAAACTGTagaaaagtggataaaaaaatgatttgtctAGGGGTCAATATAGTCTATCCTTGTCTATGTTATTAAATAGGGATAATTTATTCTTACGTCACATTGAAACTGGGAAAGACATCCGTGATAAAATATGAACgccaatagtaatttccacactttaatttatCACTCCACTGCTGACCGTGGATTTGACACTtgttatcattttcaaggtacctATTTTGCATATTTGTATTTCCACTTcttcaagcctgaaacgatttcattcaTGTGAAAGATGTAATAGTATGCCAATTTGTCGACACCTTATAATCGCATGACTCACTCCAAGAAGTAATCTTGTATACCTGGATCTGCTCACATCAAAATTGTGATGTGTCAGGAGGGTCCAAGGTTGCCATCCACAATGGGCAATGCATTTaactctttcgctgctgttcaatctccgaaaacctactcctcacatgcggcaaaaaggttaaaatgcgtttcataggcccatggagcaggtacttttaggattggtgtggtacaccctccgaagggtcgcttatccgcgaccctatcctcgacgagctcacccatgcAGGatcgtctcctcgaccctaccagcctacctcccgaaaagtggctgctctgacttcattttgaaaacctatcaatcaatccgatcatcaaaaaatgattgttttcattgcactcctgccaatcaaacaatcaagtatgtcttttaaccgtgtttctgcgatgaaaaataacgatttagtcaagtttgctaaaaacgtggctgcggacaaccggaaatgGGCAATTTAGcatagttaacaaaatcattatttttcatcacagaaacacggttcaaagacatacttgattccCTATTTGGCTGGAGTGCaatgcaagtaattattttttgatgatcggattgattgattgattttcaaattgcagtcagagcagccacttttcgggaggtaggccccggtcactttttgggaggtaggccccgctggtagggtcgatgagacggtcctgcatgGGTGAGTTGGTCGAGGATTCCGGAtcccggattagcaacctttcggagtgcttcggcgaaagtgctgaccgcatggcagggacgacgaaaaagtacgtccacagcagtctgccgtgcggacgtactaggtacgtccacagcagtgaaagggttaataatctCCTCCTTATCTCCATAACTCCTAGCTCCTAATATCCATAACTCAGGCTTACTTTTGTGTGAAATTATGGGTTAAATTCAATATACATGACCCAATCACCTAACATGGCTCTGAATGTGTCTTCACAATAGTAAAGATCAACTATCATAGGTAAATTTAACTTTCCCATTTTGTTCTCGAGTATTTGTAATCATACTCTACTGATTAGTAGacaaaaatattatgtggaaacaATTCCTCCAAGTCCAAGGGCTGTAATACAGAGTACAGTTACAGTATAGGTAAGAGCAGATGTTGCATCTGGTGTGCTTTCCATTATTGCTTGCTTCATCATAATTGTTGCTTTGATATTTTATGCAGAGATAATTTATGGCGAGATTTTGAGATTCCTCTGTACATCACATCCTCAGATAAAATTCTAATCAGAAGGGACCAATCTTCAAGTATCATTTCCAGCTTTCCAAAAATGATTTTGTAGGTTTATTAATTACACAGGGAGCGTGGAGCCCAAGAGACATGGAATGTCTTGAAAGTGGGCCTGCGACCATAGGTTAAAATATGGAACTACAATACGCATTTGGTATATACATTCAGTCCTCTTTTATCAgtcatcaataattttattctatggACATTTTCTGTTAGAAATTTCAAAAGTACAACTGTGTATACATAGATATGT
It encodes the following:
- the LOC124159461 gene encoding multifunctional methyltransferase subunit TRM112-like protein codes for the protein MRTDIRHKNYSNSRAVFGNCRIVIFCGISISIKPKMKLLTHNMLTSKCLKGVSVGYPLGILAKDVKVSEVDFNPEFVSRIIPKLDWNALWNAADSIGHSAELPKTIIPDYENNQEFLKKAHHVLMEVEVINGELVCPESGRKFPISDGIPNMLLNEDEV